TCCACTACCTTTTTCACAGCAGCTACAAACTCTTCCCAAGTCCAGATTTCTTCCGGAGAAGTCGGAATTTTTACGCCAGCTTTTTCAAATGCTGTCTTATTATAAATCATCCCATTTGCTGTTACATTGGAAGGAATAACAACAACCTTACCGTCCACTTTCATCTTTTCATGCAAGCTTTCAGGAATTACAGATAAATCAACGATGTCGCTTATATCAAGCAGATAATCCTTATAAACTTTAAATTTTGTAGCCCTGACTAAAGCCGGAGCGTCACCGCCCTGAATCATGGTTTGCAATTTTGAAGGTTGTTTTTCATAAGGTACTTCAATCATTTCTACCTTAATACCCTTTTCCTTCTCATACTTTTGAGCAATATATGCCATTGCTCCGCCTTCATTTGTATCATCGGCAATCAAAAATTTTAACACTACGTTTTTCTTTGTTGAATCTTCAGTCTTGGCTGAATTTTCATTTGTACTTTTTCCAACATTATTTTGATTGTTTTTACTGCTGCATCCAACAAACGCAAAAGATATAGCCATTAATATACTTAAAATAATAGTAAACTTTTTCATAGACATCCTCCTAAAAATTTTTTGTTTTTTTAATTTGTAAATGCTGCATCATTATAAAATTCATCTTAACAGCCAGCTGTTTTGACTGATGTGTCTTACACTTTTTATGATAGATTTATCACAAGCATTTTTCAATGATAGATTTTCCTGATTGTATAAATATAGTTCTTTCCAGTATTTTTATTGATATAAAAATTTCATGAACATATAAAAATTTCTCATATTTACTCTATTTAAATCCACATATTCTATTAAATATAAATTTAAGGTATGTTTTTTAATCTATTCTTTATTTAATGGAATTAAATTGGCATTTCAAAACTGTTAATTCTATTAACAACTTTACTATTTTATTCTTTTAATAGAAAATATAGTTTTTGACAAATTGTTATAAAGTCAATAATATGATAATATAAGCAGTATTGCGTAGTTAAGAGACGATATTCCACCTTTCCGGTGATAGAGGGGGTTAGATATAATGAATTTGTTTAAACGTTTTAATAATCATTCGGTGTTTTATAAATTAATCATATCGTACGCCGTTTTAGTATTTATACTAACATTGGTATTAGGGTCCATTTCCTATTTATATTTTTCATCAAACTTCAATAAAGAAGTAGAAAAAGTTCATCAGAAAATGTTAGAACAAGTAAGCAATGCAATAAACTCAGAAATTATAGCACTCGTTTCAAATACTTATATGAATATATCCACAGCATTTACCGATGCAACACATTTTTTATTTTTATTTGATGACCCTGTTAAAGGTAACCATTTAAAGATCTATAATACTTATAAATACTTGCAGGAAATCGTCACAAATGCCCCGGATGTTATTAAAGCAGTACATGTATATTATAAAGACCATAACCTCCTGATTTCTTCTTCACTGGGAATAAAATATTTAAATGAAGAGAGCCGTGAACCGTATAAAAATATGGATTGGTTAAAGTTATTGAGTCAAAGTACTCAACATACTTTGTGGATAGAATCAAGGGGAGTCGCTACCAATATTGAAGCAGACAAACTAACCCATGGTTCTAATATTTTTACCTATGCAAAATCCTATCCTATTATTTCAAATGGTATGAACGCTAAAGGTCTGATTGCAATTGACGTGAAAGAAAGTGCGTTCAGCGATATCGTCCAAAGAATCATGACCGAAGAATATAGTGATACTTTTATCGTTAATAATAAAGGGGAAATTATTTCTCACCATCAGAAAGAAAAACTTTATACGATGATAAGCAGCGAAAAATATATGCGTAGAATGCTAATCTCCACAAAAGATTATGATAGTACTATAGCCAAAAGAAATAACATACCATCTATTATTTCTTTTTCCAAACTTCCACATTTGAATTGGAAAATTATTAATGTAACGCCATTGACACGTTTTTACCAGCAAACTACAATTATTAAACGAGTATTAATTATTATTTGCTTTCTTGTTATTATTATTGGCTTGATTATAGCAACCCTGTTTACGTCCAACATCTACAATCCGTTGGAAGATATAATGAATCGGGTAAAAGTTTTACTTGGTTCATCAAATTCTAATGAACCTAACAAAGAAAATGAGTATGCTTTTATAAATCATGTTATTAGTGATTTGTCCACAAAAGTAAACAAATTAGAAAATACACTACAAAACAATAAACCTATTCTTAAATATAATTTGCTTATGGAATTGTTGCATCAACAAGTATTAAGAGAAGAAGAATTATCAGAAAGACTTAAGCTAATAGGCACAACAATGAATTATCCTTTTTATTTTACTTTAATTATAGAACTAAATCAAAAGGTTCTTCACAACCTAACTATAGAAAATAGTCACTTTGTTGTATATGATCTTATCAACAAGTGTGAAAGTTTCAGCAATGATGAATTATTATGCAGCGGGATTCAGTTGCCGGATTTTCAAATCGGTATTATTATCGGAACAAATAAAAAAAATATGAATTCTATTAGTAAGCTGGCTTCCGAACTGATATCCTACGCATATGCCAACTATACGATTTCCACTACTATCGCTATTGGAAATCCTGTACAATCACTTTTAAAAGTTCATGAATCTTTCAAACAAGCGAAGATTTTACTTAAATATAAATATTTTTTACCTAAAATCCCCCTGCTTTCGGGAGAACAAATACTGGCTAGAGAAAACAGCAATGAAACAATGCCGGAATCATTATTAGAAGAATTCGAAGAAGGGCTCAGGCTTCGCAATTTGGCTAAATTAAGGGAATCACTGGATTTATTAATAAAACTTTCAAAAGAAGGCCCTTATTCAGCTGCTCATTGCCATCAAAAAATATTAAACATTACTAACATTTTTTCTAACTATATCAGGGATATGCGTTATACACCATCACAATATCAGAAACAAAATTTAAATAATATCTTTTATGAAATTGAAAATATTGAAGAATTCAAAAATTGGATTTTAAATTTTGCAGAGGAAGTGCTTAACTTTTTAAGAAATCAAAAAGACAATAAAAATGCGGAGGTAGTCGAACTCGTAAAAAAATATATTTATGACCATGTTGATAATGAACTTTCTCTAGATTCCGTTGCAGAACATATTTCTATTAGTCCTAAATATCTCAGTAAAATATTTAAGGATGAAACAGGCATAAATTTCACCTCTTTCGTCACGGATGTTAGAATAGAGAAAGCTAAAGAACTACTAATTAATACAGATATGACGATACAACAAATTGGATATGTAGTTGGCTACAATACTCCGGCATATTTCATACGACAGTTCAAAGCAAAATATGGATACACACCTAATGAATATAGAAGGATATACGGAACTCCTCATTCAAATGATGCGTAACCAAGGCATATCATAAGATGAGCCATTGCCGCTTTGTCGCATTAATAGTATCGGGTTTACTTGAATTTCAACTCAGTATGTATTGTGGATACTATGTACGCCAGATAAATTCTGCGGTATAATATAAGTCGTCATATATATCAGAAAATTTGTTATTGTAAAATCAGCGTTTTTTTAACTACTGTGTGTAAAATTATTTTTACGTATAAAGGGGCGTAGATTATGGGGGATATTTACAAAGAACAGGAATTTGATAAGTTGCTAAGTGGTAAAATATTTGACAAAAACAGGCCTTTTAAAACCTTGATATATTTGTTCAAGGATAACATTGGAAAGATATTATTATCTTTTCTCTTTTATGCCATAAAGCATTCCCCTGCTTGGATCATGCCTATTGTAATAGGTAATGTGATTGATATTGCCACTGCTCGGGGAAGTCGTGACTTAAAAGAAATGTGGATCAATTTAGCGGTAGCCATCATTCTGATAGTTCAAAATTTACCTACCAATGTATTGTATACAAAGTTTTTCAGTCAAGCTTTAAGGAAAGTAGAAGCGGATTTGCGAAGTAAACTGGTAAGAAAGCTTCAAATGCTGTCAATTTCTTATCATAAAGAAATGAAATCCGGAAAGATTCAGTCCAAAATCCTTAGAGATGTAGAAGCCATTACGGTACTGTCAAGACAGTTTTGTAACGGTGTTATTCCTATTATTATGAATATTGTTGTTGCACTTGCCATTACTCTGAGTAAAAGCTTTACAGTAAGCATATTTTTTATCCTGTCTATACCGTTATCAGCTTTTATCATTAAATTTTTCAGAAGTAATATACGCAAGACCAACTCAGATTTCCGTAAAGAGCTTGAAGAAATGTCAGCCAAGGTGGCTGAAATGGTGGAAATGATTCCCATCACAAAGGCTCACGGTTTAGAGAAAGTAGAAATTCAAAAGATTGATACACAACTAGAAAAAGTCAAGGATAGCGGATACAAACTGGATATTGTAAATGCTTTTTTCGGGGCTTTTGCCTGGGTGAGCTTTCAATTCTTTCAAGTGGGTTGTCTTGCTTTTACAGGATACCTTGCTTATAACGGCGAAATCACA
This portion of the Petroclostridium xylanilyticum genome encodes:
- a CDS encoding AraC family transcriptional regulator; this encodes MLEQVSNAINSEIIALVSNTYMNISTAFTDATHFLFLFDDPVKGNHLKIYNTYKYLQEIVTNAPDVIKAVHVYYKDHNLLISSSLGIKYLNEESREPYKNMDWLKLLSQSTQHTLWIESRGVATNIEADKLTHGSNIFTYAKSYPIISNGMNAKGLIAIDVKESAFSDIVQRIMTEEYSDTFIVNNKGEIISHHQKEKLYTMISSEKYMRRMLISTKDYDSTIAKRNNIPSIISFSKLPHLNWKIINVTPLTRFYQQTTIIKRVLIIICFLVIIIGLIIATLFTSNIYNPLEDIMNRVKVLLGSSNSNEPNKENEYAFINHVISDLSTKVNKLENTLQNNKPILKYNLLMELLHQQVLREEELSERLKLIGTTMNYPFYFTLIIELNQKVLHNLTIENSHFVVYDLINKCESFSNDELLCSGIQLPDFQIGIIIGTNKKNMNSISKLASELISYAYANYTISTTIAIGNPVQSLLKVHESFKQAKILLKYKYFLPKIPLLSGEQILARENSNETMPESLLEEFEEGLRLRNLAKLRESLDLLIKLSKEGPYSAAHCHQKILNITNIFSNYIRDMRYTPSQYQKQNLNNIFYEIENIEEFKNWILNFAEEVLNFLRNQKDNKNAEVVELVKKYIYDHVDNELSLDSVAEHISISPKYLSKIFKDETGINFTSFVTDVRIEKAKELLINTDMTIQQIGYVVGYNTPAYFIRQFKAKYGYTPNEYRRIYGTPHSNDA